In Solirubrobacterales bacterium, the DNA window CCGGTGAAACCGGGGGTCTGGCCGGCCAGGGCGTCGAGATCGATCTCGCCCGCCAGCGGCTTGCCCCGCGAGTGAACTTCGAGGATCTTCTTGCGGCCAAGCCGATCGGGCCGGTCGACCGCCACCTGCCGGTCGAAACGTCCGGGCCTCAGCAGGGCCGGATCGAGAATATCGGGCCGGTTGGTGGCGGCGATCAGAATGATGTTGTCCTTGATCTCGAAGCCGTCCATCTCGACCAGAAGCTGGTTCAGGGTCTGTTCGCGTTCGTCATGGCCACCGCCCATCCCGGCCCCGCGGTGACGACCGACCGCGTCGATCTCGTCCATGAAGATGATGCAGGGCGAGTTCTGTTTGGCCTGCTCGAACAGGTCACGGACCCGGCTGGCACCGACCCCGACGAACATCTCGACGAAGTCCGAGCCGGAAATCGAGAAGAACGGAACCCCGGCTTCACCGGCCACCGCCCTGGCGAGCAGGGTCTTGCCGGTGCCCGGAGGCCCGTAGAGCAGCACTCCCTTGGGGATCCGGGCCCCCAGGGACTGGAACTTCTTCGGGGTCTGGAGGAACTCCTTGATCTCCTCCAGCTCCTGCACCGCCTCGTCGGCTCCGGCCACGTCCTTGAAGGTGATCTTCGGGGCGTCGACCGACATCTTCTTGGCCTTCGACTTGCCGAAACTCATCACCCTGGAGCCGCCGCCCTGCATCTGGTTCATCAGGAAGATCCAGAACCCGAAGAACAGCAGGAAGGGCAGGATGTAGGTCAGCATCGAGAGCAGGCTTGAACCCCCGGTGCCCTTGACCGTGGTTGCGACCTCGTTCGAGTCGAGCTGGTTGATCAGGCTCTGTTCGGTGTTCGGCGGGTAGCCGGTCTCGAACTTCTCGCCGTCGCCGGTCTTGCCGTCGGCCGGCTCCTCGGTCACGTCGAGGGTGTTGTTCTTCGTGTTGACCGTGACCGACTTGATCTCGCCCTTGTCGACCTTCTGAAGGAACTCGTTGTAGGTCGGGGGCTTCTCCCCGCTTCCCGGGCTGATCACGCGCTGCGCCACGAAGGCGAGGATCACCACGAGGAGAATCGGGAAGGCCGCACTCTTGAAAAATCGCTTCAAATCAGTTCCGTTCTGGTTTCCGACAGCCCGATCCGGTCGATCCGGGGGAAAGGTCGAAGACCCCAGACTAGCAAGGAGTTAAGGGCACCAGAAGCCGGTCAGAGCGCAGCAACCGCGTCTTCGGGCAGAGCAGCGACGTGATCGAGGTTGCGGTATCGCTGCCCGTGATCGAGACCGTAGCCGATCACGAAGGTGTTGGGGATCTCGAATCCGGTGTAACGAATCGGCACTTCGACCCTCCGACGCTCCGGCTTGGTCAGCAGCGCACAGACCTCGAGCGAGGCCGGCTCCCGGCTGATCAGGTTCTTGCGGAGATAGTTGAGGGTGAGCCCCGAATCGACGATGTCCTCGACGATCAGTACGTCCCGTCCGGCGATCGAGTCGTCGAGATCCTTGAGGATCCGGACCACCCCGGAAGAGTCCCGCGACGACCCGTAGCTGGACACCGCCATGAAGTCGATCTCGCAGGGAACGGTCAGCCGTCGCAGCAGGTCCGCGACGAAGACCACGGCTCCCTTGAGCACACCGATCATGACCAGATCCCGGTCACGGTAGTCGTGACTGATCTCGGCACCGAGTTCACCGACCCGTCGGTCGAGCTCCTCGGCCGAAATCAGAACATCAGCTGCTGGCGCCGGAGACACAGAGGCAGTCTATGGGGATCGGGACCTGTCCGGTGGTGCCTTGGGTGGCTCGATGGTGATCCGGCCCGCCCGGGCCCGGAAGAATGCTCCGCCACCGGCGTCGATCCGGCCACCCTCGGGATGGAGGCCGAGGCGCAACACCTCGGCGGCGACCGCACCCGGAACCGGAACCGGACGCTTCAGTTCACCTTCGGCGAGGATTCTGAGCGCCCGCCGCCTCAAGGCCGGATGAAGGGTCTCGAGATCGCGGGACAGGATCCCCCGGCTGACGATCACGGCCCCGGCGAGTCCGGCCAGCAGGTCCTCGTCCTCGGCCAGTTCGGCCCGGGTCCTCTCGATGTTGCGCTCGGCGGCCGGGTTGATCTCCCGCAGCACCGGCAGCACCTCGCCCCGAACTCTTGCCCTGGCGAAAGCCGGGTCCCGATTCGACCGGTCGTCGGCGAAGGGGAGTCCCGCCGACTCGGCGATTCGCCGGAGGTCCTCCCGCCCGAGACCGATCAACGGTCGGATCAGGTGATCGCGACGCGACTCCATGCCGAGCAGGGCCCTGGTCCCGGGCGAAGCGGCCAGGCGGTAGAGCATCGTCTCGACCCGATCGGTCCGGCTGTGCCCCGCCGCCACCCATTCGACCGACCGCGCCTCCCGCAACCGGAAGGCTCGCCCGTAGCGCTCTCTCCGGGCCCAGTCCTGCAGGTTGCCTTCCGGCGGTCCGGTCCGTTCTGCCACCAGTTCGACGCCGAGGGCCTCGCAGAGGCTGGCGGCAGTCGCCTGATCGGCGTCGGCCTCCGGCCGGAGGCCGAAATTGACGTGGAACGCGACGATCCGGTCCGGTCCGAGGAAGGAGGTGAGACCGGCCGCCAGACAGGCGGAGTCCGGCCCGCCCGAAACCATCACCACGCAGCGATCTCCGGGAGCCGGAAGGCCGGCAGCGGCGATTGCGGCAGTCAACTCACCGAGCGACCCCGGAGAACCTTGGGAAACCGGGTCAGTCCCGTTCACGGACCAGGAAGAGCGGGGTAGGCACCGGGAACCCCTTCAGATCGACCTCGCCGATCGGCTCGGTCGTCAGATCGGGGTGCTCCGTGAT includes these proteins:
- the ftsH gene encoding ATP-dependent zinc metalloprotease FtsH, yielding MKRFFKSAAFPILLVVILAFVAQRVISPGSGEKPPTYNEFLQKVDKGEIKSVTVNTKNNTLDVTEEPADGKTGDGEKFETGYPPNTEQSLINQLDSNEVATTVKGTGGSSLLSMLTYILPFLLFFGFWIFLMNQMQGGGSRVMSFGKSKAKKMSVDAPKITFKDVAGADEAVQELEEIKEFLQTPKKFQSLGARIPKGVLLYGPPGTGKTLLARAVAGEAGVPFFSISGSDFVEMFVGVGASRVRDLFEQAKQNSPCIIFMDEIDAVGRHRGAGMGGGHDEREQTLNQLLVEMDGFEIKDNIILIAATNRPDILDPALLRPGRFDRQVAVDRPDRLGRKKILEVHSRGKPLAGEIDLDALAGQTPGFTGADLSNLINEAALLTARSGKSEITQLELEEGIMRVVAGPEKKTRVMSEKERKITAYHEMGHAIVGHLLPNCDPVHKISVISRGQALGYTISLPAEDKFLTSRAELTETMAMTLGGRAAEELVFGEITTGASNDLEKVTATAKQMVMRFGMSERLGPRVFGHDRGQPFLGREMGSEPDYSDEIAREIDDEIRRIVEGAHQTARDILDERRDDLARISEILLVRETIEADEFIALLDGASEDEVFASEPGSEQEDLPSEPEPIHHPSTEPSPSPPRPGYAGGMTDIRTDRE
- the hpt gene encoding hypoxanthine phosphoribosyltransferase, which encodes MSPAPAADVLISAEELDRRVGELGAEISHDYRDRDLVMIGVLKGAVVFVADLLRRLTVPCEIDFMAVSSYGSSRDSSGVVRILKDLDDSIAGRDVLIVEDIVDSGLTLNYLRKNLISREPASLEVCALLTKPERRRVEVPIRYTGFEIPNTFVIGYGLDHGQRYRNLDHVAALPEDAVAAL
- the tilS gene encoding tRNA lysidine(34) synthetase TilS; its protein translation is MTAAIAAAGLPAPGDRCVVMVSGGPDSACLAAGLTSFLGPDRIVAFHVNFGLRPEADADQATAASLCEALGVELVAERTGPPEGNLQDWARRERYGRAFRLREARSVEWVAAGHSRTDRVETMLYRLAASPGTRALLGMESRRDHLIRPLIGLGREDLRRIAESAGLPFADDRSNRDPAFARARVRGEVLPVLREINPAAERNIERTRAELAEDEDLLAGLAGAVIVSRGILSRDLETLHPALRRRALRILAEGELKRPVPVPGAVAAEVLRLGLHPEGGRIDAGGGAFFRARAGRITIEPPKAPPDRSRSP